Within Leptotrichia sp. oral taxon 215 str. W9775, the genomic segment ACAGTTATTGTACTATTATTGTATATTTGAGCACCATCTTTTGCAGCCATACCAATTGAATATAAATCTGCCGAACTATTTGACTTACCTATTGTTATAAGAGCATTATTTGTTCCTGTTCCACCATTAATATTAAGCATTCCCACATTCCCTATTCCAGATTGTAAATTCAATGCAGCATTGTTATTTACATTACTTCCATCTCCATACAATGCTACGTTTGCATTTCCTGATGAAGTTATTATAGTATTGTTATTAATAGCAGCTCCTTCTCTTGAGTAAGCATAGATTGTATCTTCTCCCAATGTCTGTGTTGTTCCTGCTGCACCATTAAATACTCCTGATGCTCCCTTTACAGCAAATCCAATCGATGAATTTCCAATTCCAATTTCACTGTGATAATTATTTACAGTTGCATCTACTCCAAATACTCCAATCGCATTATTTGCAGCTATATTTAATGTAGTTCCGTTATTTACATTTACTATTCCACCGTCTTTATATACTCCTGTTCCACCTGAACCTACAGACAGTGTAGAACCTGACTGAAGATCAACATTTGTTGCACCATTCGAGTAAATTCCTATTGAATTTACTCCAGATTCAACTGTTCCTGTATTTGTAACTGTTGGAGCATATATAGCTATACTTGGACTTGATGGATTTGATGAATCTCCAACTTTTACTGTTCCGTTATTTGCTACAGAAACTGCTGAGAATAATCCAGTTGAATTATCTCCTGTAAGATTAACCGTTGTTCCTGTATTTGTAAAAGCCTGATTCGAATATACTCCCTTTGCTCCTGTAGCTGCACTTGTAATAGTCCCTCCTACAAGATTCAATATTGAATTTACTCCTTGTATTCCTACTCCATTTGTTCCTAATGTTATTGTCCCACCATTATTATTTATTGTAGTATTTTCAGTATATACTCCTACTCCACCAGGATTATTTCCAAAGTTTATTTGAGAATTTCCTCCTAAAGTTACTGTTGATGTTGCTGAATGGTTTTTTGCAACTACTCCATATGAAGCAGCTGTTGTTCCCGTTGAGTTTATTACTCCGTCATTTGTAAGATTTATATCTCCTGTTGTTACTGCAGGGTTCAAGTTGTTAATTCCATATAATGCTGCTCCACCATTTCCTACTGTTATTGTACCTAAGTTAGATACTACTGATCCATTTATTCCAAGTAATCCTATTCCATTGTCTCCTGTGTTATTTATAATTCCAGCCGAAGTATTTTCTATTGTTCCAAAATCAGTAACTATTGCAGTTAATCCTGCTTGATTAGTTAAATCTACTGTAGAGTTATTTGTTACTTTCAAATCATTTACTGAACTTCCTGAATTTCCTTGAGCTACTGCATAAGTTAAATTATTTGCAATATTTGCTCCATTATTGGTCATAAGACTATTTATATTTACATTTGATGAAATAAAGTCTAAACTGTGGAATTTATCATTCTCATCATTCAAGTTAACCTGCTGATCAAGATTTAATGTTGCTTTATTTACTGTATAATATTTATACTTGTTTCCTGTTATTGAAACTACATGTTCTCCATTTGCATTATTCAAGTTTATAGTTCCACCTACAGGTTGTGTAGGTATTGAAGATAAATTAACTGTCAGTCCAGGTTGGTTGAATACGAATAAACGTCCTCCTTCCCTCATTGTAAGATTCAATGCTCCTCCTGCATTATGAAGCATATTTAAGAACGTAGACTCACTTCCTATAGCTCCTACATTGTAGAATGCTACTCCGCCCTTTTCTATAGTTGCATTTACATTATTCTTAATATTAAATTTTCCTGTAGGTGTATAGTTTCCACCTGATAATGTATAATTATAGAAAAGTAGTCCTGTATCTCCTACTTTTGCAGCAAGATTTTCCAGTTCCATTTCTGAATCTTCTGCAAACATTGCTACCGCACCTTTTTTAGATTCTATATTTCCATTCAATTTTGTAGAAGAGCTTGTTCCTTTTGAGTATACTCCTATCGAGTTCTCACCTTCAGCTGTTATCGTACTTCCATTCATATTATATGTACCAAAGTTTACAAGTCCGGCATTCTTACTTCCACCTGTAACTTCTATTTTAGAAGTTGCTCCTGAATATCCAGTCAATCCAGTATCTATATACATACCCAGATTTCCTGTCCCACCTGAAACTGTTATTGTTTTATTATTAGTAGGTTTACTTCCAGCTATTTTACTCATCATTCCGGCATTTGAACTTCCACCTGCAATCTCTATTGTTCCCTCATTGGTAACATTTGCTGTTGCTCCATTAGCAAACATTCCAATATTATTACTTCCATTTTCTATTTTAATATTTCCAGAATTCACTCCTGTCTGAGCATTTCCCGCTGCTCCTGATACTGTTCCTTTATCTATTCTCATTCCTATATTGTAATTTCCTGACAAATTTATTTTCCCACTACTTTCATTTGTAAAAGTATCTGCAAAATTTGTCTTTAAAAATAATCCTGTATTTCCTGTTCCTGATATATTTATTTCCCCTTCATTTTTAACCATATTCCCTGCCTGAATCGCTGTAAAAGCACTATCATCCATATTTGGATCTTCCAGTACTGCTATTCCTGCGGATTTACCATATGGAACAGTTCCTGCTGCGGCTCTTTCATCATGTCCACTAACTTCTATTTTACCCTTATTTACTACAGATGAATTAGTTGCATCAACAGCAGAAGATACTTTTATTCCATAACTTTCTATTCCTGAAGTTGAAATTGTTGCACCTTCTTCATTAAGTATTTCTATTTTAGGAGTTGTATTTTTTACAGGGGAATATATCTGAATTCCTATTGATTTATCTCCATGAAATTCTATTTTTCCTCCTGTTTCATTTTTAGTAACATATTTTTTTGTTGCCGCCGCCACACTATCATCTTCAAGAGTTAATATCATTCCTATTTTTGCCCCAAAATATCCTGCCAGATTTCTATAAAATGTTGTTTTAGAAGGATTTGATAAGTTAGTAGGAGGCGTTGTGTTCCAACCATATAATCCTAAATCTAAATCAATTGTTCCACCTTTAGCTACGTTACCTATCGTAGTATCTGCCGCTTCACTTGCATCTGTTATTATTCCCTTATTATAAAGAGTTCTGTCAGTTGCATCTCCCAATCTATCATACTGCATTTCAAGACCTATAACTAACGGCCCTTTCAAGTTTAAAGTTGAATTATTTCTTATATAACTATTATTTCTTGCATTATCTAATGTTGCTATACGGCTTCCTCCAACAAGAAATTCCTGATTATTAAATGCCCTTCCTGCAGCTTGTTCAGCTGTTCTTTCACTTGCAGTTAAAGGATTTATAGAATCTATATCTAAAGGATTTTCTATAGTTACTCCTGAACTTCCAACAACATCAAAATGAACTTTCAGCAATCTCCATTGCCCCTTATTTCTACCTGATACTGTATCAGAAAAATTCCATGAATATCTTAATGCAGGGTCATTGGCAAGATTGGCAGTAACATTTCCAACATTACCATACGATTTAGGAGTCCCGATTGTTCCTCCACCTCTTACAAAACCAAATCCGGCATTTGTAGTAACTGCACAACTTTCCATATCATTACAAAATGCTCCCAGTTCAATATTAAAAACTGGTGCCACTCCAGGTGTAGGAACATTTATTTCAGGTGCAGCAGGATTAAATTTTGGTATATTTACATCAGGTAATGCCGGTCCTGTTCCTGTTGGTCCAGCAGGTGCTGCTACTGCTACTGGGGTTCTTGTTACTGCTTTTGGTCTTATACTTGCCCCTAATTCCAGTTCATTTGTCGGTTCTAAAATTGCATTTCTTTCTATAAGTCCATATCCATTTAATAAAAGTCCATTTCTTTTAGTTGTAGATGCTGAATAAAGATCTGTCTCTCCTTGATTTAATAAACTATATGCATATCCTGTAGGTGTTACATTTCTTTCCCACCATTCTCCTCTTCTGAATATTCCTTCATATGGATATTTTTCCTTCTTATCTCCTATACCTTTATAAGTTCCTCTCCAGTCACTGTAGAAATAATTCATTCCATACTGCCATGAACTCCATGGAGATTTTACTACATGATCTCCTTGTTCCATTAATTGTATTAGCTCAAGATTTGAACCTTTCATTAACTTATTATTTTCAGCTTTTGCTTCCTTAAACAACTTCTTCATATCCATTATTGATGTCTGAAGCCCTTTTTTTGCTGTTTCTACCTCATCTTTTCCATTAGCTGTAAGTGATAATGAACCTGTTACTAAAAATGAAAATAATAATGCCATGTTATATTTTATATCTTTACATCTCTTTACAAATGTTCTTAATTCTTTTTCTATTCTTCTTAAGTTGTTATTCATAACTGACTCTCACTTTCCTAAATTTTGTATTTTTATTACTATCGTTTTTCTCTCCTTAAAAGCTTAAATTCTATTCTTCAAAATCTAATTTGTTTTCCACACATATTTTTGTATTTTACCTTCATCATATAAATATTGAAATACAAAAAACTGTTTTATAAATAAAATATTTTTTGAAGTTTAACTTTTAATTTCCCATTATTGCGAGTATTTGTTCCAACTCAAATATTTTCTGCTCTTTTTCTCTTATTAATTTTGCTAAATTTTTATAATATATATCATAATTGTTCAAAATTTGCTTATATTTGTCTCTGTGCCATCTAACTTCAGAGTCTTTCTTTAATTTTTCAAAAAGTTTTTCCTTTCCTTCTTCTTTTGCTTTAAGGTCTGCCACTTCTGTTTCCAGTTGAGATTTTTGTGCTTCAAACTCCCTTTTTTTCTGTGCCTCCTTTTCAAGAAGGTCGTTAAACTTGTTTTNNNNNNNNNNNNNNNNNNNNNNNNNNNNNNNNNNNNNNNNNNNNNNNNNNNNNNNNNNNNNNNNNNNNNNNNNNNNNNNNNNNNNNNNNNNNNNNNNNNNGTCGTTAAACTTGTTTTCTATAGAGTTTAAACTTACTTCTAAACTTTGTTTCTTTTCTGCTGAATAGCTTACTATTGCCATTATAAATAAAACTAATAGCAAAAGTATTTTCTTTTTCATAAATGTCCTCCTTAATATAGTATTACTTTAAATGTACTATTCAATTTATTTTCAATTAAATAATATTTATTAATTAAGATTTCAACTCATTTACTATTATTTATTTTATTTAATCTGATCTTTGATA encodes:
- a CDS encoding autotransporter-associated N-terminal domain-containing protein; this translates as MNNNLRRIEKELRTFVKRCKDIKYNMALLFSFLVTGSLSLTANGKDEVETAKKGLQTSIMDMKKLFKEAKAENNKLMKGSNLELIQLMEQGDHVVKSPWSSWQYGMNYFYSDWRGTYKGIGDKKEKYPYEGIFRRGEWWERNVTPTGYAYSLLNQGETDLYSASTTKRNGLLLNGYGLIERNAILEPTNELELGASIRPKAVTRTPVAVAAPAGPTGTGPALPDVNIPKFNPAAPEINVPTPGVAPVFNIELGAFCNDMESCAVTTNAGFGFVRGGGTIGTPKSYGNVGNVTANLANDPALRYSWNFSDTVSGRNKGQWRLLKVHFDVVGSSGVTIENPLDIDSINPLTASERTAEQAAGRAFNNQEFLVGGSRIATLDNARNNSYIRNNSTLNLKGPLVIGLEMQYDRLGDATDRTLYNKGIITDASEAADTTIGNVAKGGTIDLDLGLYGWNTTPPTNLSNPSKTTFYRNLAGYFGAKIGMILTLEDDSVAAATKKYVTKNETGGKIEFHGDKSIGIQIYSPVKNTTPKIEILNEEGATISTSGIESYGIKVSSAVDATNSSVVNKGKIEVSGHDERAAAGTVPYGKSAGIAVLEDPNMDDSAFTAIQAGNMVKNEGEINISGTGNTGLFLKTNFADTFTNESSGKINLSGNYNIGMRIDKGTVSGAAGNAQTGVNSGNIKIENGSNNIGMFANGATANVTNEGTIEIAGGSSNAGMMSKIAGSKPTNNKTITVSGGTGNLGMYIDTGLTGYSGATSKIEVTGGSKNAGLVNFGTYNMNGSTITAEGENSIGVYSKGTSSSTKLNGNIESKKGAVAMFAEDSEMELENLAAKVGDTGLLFYNYTLSGGNYTPTGKFNIKNNVNATIEKGGVAFYNVGAIGSESTFLNMLHNAGGALNLTMREGGRLFVFNQPGLTVNLSSIPTQPVGGTINLNNANGEHVVSITGNKYKYYTVNKATLNLDQQVNLNDENDKFHSLDFISSNVNINSLMTNNGANIANNLTYAVAQGNSGSSVNDLKVTNNSTVDLTNQAGLTAIVTDFGTIENTSAGIINNTGDNGIGLLGINGSVVSNLGTITVGNGGAALYGINNLNPAVTTGDINLTNDGVINSTGTTAASYGVVAKNHSATSTVTLGGNSQINFGNNPGGVGVYTENTTINNNGGTITLGTNGVGIQGVNSILNLVGGTITSAATGAKGVYSNQAFTNTGTTVNLTGDNSTGLFSAVSVANNGTVKVGDSSNPSSPSIAIYAPTVTNTGTVESGVNSIGIYSNGATNVDLQSGSTLSVGSGGTGVYKDGGIVNVNNGTTLNIAANNAIGVFGVDATVNNYHSEIGIGNSSIGFAVKGASGVFNGAAGTTQTLGEDTIYAYSREGAAINNNTIITSSGNANVALYGDGSNVNNNAALNLQSGIGNVGMLNINGGTGTNNALITIGKSNSSADLYSIGMAAKDGAQIYNNSTITVTGNKGIGMYGAGAGTVVENRAAGRIVLDASGANSSNRIEQMTGMFLDDGALGRNYGDIITAGNYAGNSHVNGLIGVVVNNRSTFENYGNIKINADSGYGMYVYNSIIKNYGTIEVEGGGTKGVYFRNSKGIDETTPLTTGNVDGQINGTHLSGSPTGGKVVANGGATPYEAITYDPTKSSGGITLKKDVDGKVKAFDENGNIIQTEIVNNIPEVQNFAFSNIGVYVDTLGRTKPISGSGYAPTGTTDIIIGIEAAEKTNAKAIKIGNNILKPFLDTNPSGKLKFYSGSLTWQATYDEGDVAVSGDETVLMAKYPYTKYANDSDLYNFTDGLEQRYGMNELDSREKVLFNKLNSIGDNEDILLSQAFDEMMGHQYASVQQRTYGTGRLIDKEITHLSKEWDTKSKQSNKIKVFGMRDEYSTDTAGIIDYTSNAYGFAYLHEDETVKLGNSSGWYAGAAHNRFKFKDIGGSKENQTMLKLGIFKTMSPC
- a CDS encoding adhesion protein FadA produces the protein NKFNDLLEKEAQKKREFEAQKSQLETEVADLKAKEEGKEKLFEKLKKDSEVRWHRDKYKQILNNYDIYYKNLAKLIREKEQKIFELEQILAIMGN